GTCCGTATCCCACGATAAACTTGTTCGGGATGCGGATGCCGACATAATCCAACCGGACATCTTTGTCGTATACCTCGGGTTTAAGGAACAACGTCGCGATCTTCACGTGCTTGGGATTATGTTCCTTGAGCATGGCTTTCAGGGCGACGATGGTCGCACCGGTATCGACGATGTCTTCTACGAGGATGACGGAACGCCCCGACAGGTCGGAGGAAAGTCCAATCAATTCCTGTACGGCTCCGGTTGAGGCGGTTCCTTCATAGGATGCCACCTTCACGAACTGCACCTCGCATTGGCCGCGGAAGTGCTTTACCAGATCAGAAACCACCATAAAGGCGCCGTTTAGTACACCGATGAAAACCGGGGTCTCCTCCGCATGGTCGTCGGTGATGCGGCGCGCCATTTCCTGAATGGCAAATTCGATTTCGCCCGAGGAGATGAAAGGGACGAATCGTTTATCATGAAGATGAATCACGTTGTTGTGTTTGGGAATAAAGGGCAAAGATACGTAAAGCGGGGGAAGACACAAGATGTGGTGAAGGAGTGAGGAGCGAGAGGAGAGAGAGGTGAGAGGTGAGAGGTGAGAGGTAAGAAGCAAAAGGAGCGGAAAGAAAAATGAAAGCGGAAAAACAGAACAAATGAACGAAGCATAACGACGGACGCGGACACCAGTGTATCCCGGCTTGGAGCCAAAATTCGGATGCCTACCAAATGCTGCGGCTTTCTAAAGGAGCATTCGACGAACTGTGTCCGTTTTACAATCGCTATTTGCCTATGGCAACCTTCCACTCTACCCCGTCTAGTAGCCGCTCCTCCAT
This genomic interval from Flavobacterium sp. HJ-32-4 contains the following:
- the hpt gene encoding hypoxanthine phosphoribosyltransferase; this encodes MIHLHDKRFVPFISSGEIEFAIQEMARRITDDHAEETPVFIGVLNGAFMVVSDLVKHFRGQCEVQFVKVASYEGTASTGAVQELIGLSSDLSGRSVILVEDIVDTGATIVALKAMLKEHNPKHVKIATLFLKPEVYDKDVRLDYVGIRIPNKFIVGYGLDYDGLGRNLPDVYQLAD